The genomic interval ATTTTTTAACGGCTCTTAATAGAGCATATTCTATAATCCCTTTTTCTGAAGCCGTCTTCATTTTTGACATCGACCAATTTACAATCAATTCTAAATATTTAGGATATCTGGTCAAAATCATTTTCCTTAATCGATTTCGGTTCTCAGTATAGTAATTGGCTAATGGTTGATATACATTGGAGCCTACCAATGCAATTTCTTCTATTTCGAAACCGTTATCTTCTATTAATGATTTAATGAATCCAATTTCGTAATGTTCAGAGGCCCATGTTATTTTGAGTATACCCAGTTCTCTTATTTCATACCAAGGTATTCGTTTTTTAGAGGACCTATCTACCAGCACGGGGATAGCTATTACCAATATACCAAATTGCTTTAGAATCCGCTTTGCTTCTGTAATGAAGTCTTTAAATGGGTTAAAATGTTGTGCCGATTCGAAGGCTACAACCCTATCCATTGTGCTATTTTTGAGTGCCAAAAATGTAGATGTCGAATTGATGTATGACAGTTGATTTTTAGAGTTTGTA from Candidatus Nitrosocosmicus hydrocola carries:
- a CDS encoding methyltransferase domain-containing protein — protein: MLQKFIKLVLLSQLRRNPIDVINIYDTFSDLMNITTGGKLLNFGYWDKEINTPLDAQIRLTNMIGEFGLFIDAKCILDLGSGYSIPALKWLHDYPTAKILCINLSYDQIMEGKAISDQNPFAKQPSLRFGSITNSKNQLSYINSTSTFLALKNSTMDRVVAFESAQHFNPFKDFITEAKRILKQFGILVIAIPVLVDRSSKKRIPWYEIRELGILKITWASEHYEIGFIKSLIEDNGFEIEEIALVGSNVYQPLANYYTENRNRLRKMILTRYPKYLELIVNWSMSKMKTASEKGIIEYALLRAVKK